In a single window of the Streptomyces sp. NBC_00285 genome:
- a CDS encoding ABC transporter ATP-binding protein, protein MTTNPTLTDLAQKATEARSRPTYGHDALITCDRLVRIFTTDGVEVQALQGLDLLVREGELLALVGASGSGKSTLMNILAGLDTPTAGAARVAGHDLLTMTSKDRLAYRRETVGFVWQQTSRNLLPYLTAAQNITLPIQLSGATKRRRAHTERALELLELLGVADCRNRRPHQMSGGQQQRVAIAVALANSPAVLLADEPTGELDSQTAEQIFAAFRTANEQLGTTIVIVTHDQAVASEVRRTVAIRDGRTSTEVLRRSEVDAATGHETLVAREYAMLDRAGRLQLPKEYTEALGMRDRVALELEPDHIGVWPDDSTGRD, encoded by the coding sequence GTGACCACGAACCCCACCCTCACCGACCTGGCCCAGAAGGCGACCGAGGCCCGCTCCCGTCCCACCTACGGCCATGACGCGCTGATCACCTGCGACAGGCTCGTCCGTATCTTCACCACGGACGGTGTGGAGGTCCAGGCGCTGCAGGGACTCGACCTCCTGGTCCGCGAGGGCGAACTGCTCGCCCTGGTGGGCGCGTCCGGCAGCGGCAAGTCCACCTTGATGAACATCCTCGCCGGCCTCGACACCCCCACCGCCGGCGCGGCCAGAGTCGCGGGCCACGACCTGCTCACCATGACGTCGAAGGACCGTCTGGCCTACCGCCGCGAAACGGTCGGCTTCGTCTGGCAGCAGACCTCCCGCAACCTGCTCCCCTACCTCACCGCGGCCCAGAACATCACCCTGCCCATCCAGCTCTCCGGCGCCACGAAGCGTCGCCGCGCCCACACCGAACGAGCCCTGGAACTACTGGAGTTGCTGGGGGTGGCCGACTGTCGCAACCGCCGCCCCCACCAGATGTCGGGCGGTCAGCAGCAACGCGTGGCGATAGCGGTGGCGTTGGCCAACAGCCCCGCGGTCCTGCTCGCCGACGAGCCGACGGGTGAACTCGACTCCCAGACCGCGGAACAGATCTTCGCCGCGTTCCGCACCGCCAACGAACAGCTCGGCACGACGATCGTCATCGTCACCCACGACCAGGCGGTGGCGAGCGAGGTCCGCCGGACGGTGGCCATCAGGGACGGCCGTACGTCCACGGAGGTCCTGCGCCGCAGCGAGGTGGACGCGGCCACGGGCCATGAAACCCTGGTCGCCCGCGAGTACGCGATGCTGGACCGCGCCGGCCGTCTCCAGCTCCCGAAGGAGTACACCGAGGCGCTGGGCATGCGCGACCGAGTCGCGCTGGAACTGGAGCCGGATCACATCGGCGTATGGCCGGACGACAGCACCGGCCGGGACTGA
- a CDS encoding acyl-CoA thioesterase, whose translation MRHLYRCPLRWSDMDAYGHVNNAVFVRYLEEARIDFLFRPDKDFQQGSVVARHEIDYKRQLVHRHHPVDIELWVSQIRAASFTISYEVKDDDLVYVRASTVVVPFDFEAQRPRRITAEEREFLEGYRDDTKEEAVAA comes from the coding sequence TTGCGCCACCTCTACCGCTGCCCGCTGCGCTGGTCCGACATGGACGCCTACGGTCATGTCAACAACGCCGTCTTCGTCCGTTACCTGGAGGAGGCCCGGATCGACTTCCTCTTCCGGCCGGACAAGGACTTCCAGCAGGGGTCCGTGGTGGCGCGCCACGAGATCGACTACAAGCGGCAGCTCGTCCACCGGCACCACCCGGTCGACATCGAGCTGTGGGTCTCGCAGATCAGGGCGGCGTCCTTCACCATCAGCTACGAGGTGAAGGACGACGACCTGGTCTACGTACGGGCCTCGACGGTGGTCGTACCGTTCGACTTCGAGGCGCAGCGGCCTCGCCGGATCACCGCCGAGGAACGGGAGTTCCTGGAGGGGTACCGGGACGACACCAAGGAGGAGGCCGTCGCCGCATGA
- the ettA gene encoding energy-dependent translational throttle protein EttA, protein MAEYIYTMRKTRKAHGDKVILDDVTLSFLPGAKIGVVGPNGAGKSTVLKIMAGLEQPSNGDAFLSPGFSVGILMQEPKLDESKTVLENVQDGAAEIMGKLNRFNEVAELMATDYSDALLDEMGKLQEDLDHANAWDLDAQLEQAMEALGCPPGDWAVTNLSGGEKRRVALCKLLIEAPDLLLLDEPTNHLDAESVNWLEQHLSKYAGAVVAVTHDRYFLNNVAEWILELDRGRAIPYEGNYSTYLEKKATRLKVEGRKDEKRAKRLKEELEWVRSNAKGRQTKSKARLARYEEMAAEADKMRKLDFEEIQIPPGPRLGSIVVEVNNLSKAFGDKVLVDDLSFTLPRNGIVGIIGPNGAGKTTLFKMLLGLESPDSGSVKIGDTVKISYVDQSRANIDPKKSLWAVVSDELDYINVGQVEMPSRAYVSAFGFKGPDQQKPAGVLSGGERNRLNLALTLKEGGNLLLLDEPTNDLDVETLSSLENALLEFPGAAVVISHDRWFLDRVATHILAYEGDSKWYWFEGNFESYEKNKVERLGADAARPHRATYKKLTRG, encoded by the coding sequence TTGGCTGAGTACATCTACACCATGCGCAAGACGCGTAAGGCGCACGGCGACAAGGTCATCCTTGACGACGTGACGCTGAGCTTCCTGCCCGGCGCGAAGATCGGTGTGGTCGGGCCTAACGGTGCCGGTAAGTCCACCGTTCTCAAGATCATGGCGGGGCTTGAGCAGCCGTCCAACGGTGACGCGTTCCTGTCGCCCGGCTTCAGCGTCGGCATCCTCATGCAGGAGCCGAAGCTCGACGAGTCCAAGACGGTCCTGGAGAACGTCCAGGACGGCGCCGCCGAGATCATGGGCAAGCTCAACCGCTTCAATGAGGTCGCCGAGCTCATGGCGACGGACTACTCGGACGCGCTGCTTGACGAGATGGGCAAGCTCCAGGAGGACCTGGACCACGCCAACGCCTGGGACCTGGACGCGCAGCTGGAGCAGGCCATGGAGGCGCTGGGCTGTCCGCCCGGCGACTGGGCCGTCACCAACCTCTCCGGTGGCGAGAAGCGCCGCGTCGCGCTGTGCAAGCTGCTGATCGAGGCCCCGGACCTGCTCCTGCTCGACGAGCCCACCAACCACCTCGACGCCGAGTCGGTGAACTGGCTGGAGCAGCACCTCTCGAAGTACGCGGGCGCTGTCGTCGCCGTCACTCACGACCGGTACTTCCTGAACAACGTCGCCGAGTGGATCCTCGAGCTCGACCGCGGTCGCGCGATCCCCTACGAGGGCAACTACTCCACGTACCTGGAGAAGAAGGCCACTCGCCTCAAGGTCGAGGGCCGCAAGGACGAGAAGCGCGCCAAGCGCCTCAAGGAAGAGCTGGAGTGGGTCCGCTCCAACGCCAAGGGCCGCCAGACCAAGTCCAAGGCCCGCCTGGCCCGTTACGAGGAGATGGCGGCCGAGGCCGACAAGATGCGGAAGCTGGACTTCGAGGAGATCCAGATCCCGCCGGGCCCGCGTCTGGGCTCCATCGTCGTCGAGGTCAACAACCTCTCCAAGGCGTTCGGCGACAAGGTCCTGGTCGACGACCTGTCCTTCACGCTGCCGCGCAACGGCATCGTCGGCATCATCGGCCCGAACGGCGCCGGCAAGACCACGCTCTTCAAGATGCTCCTGGGCCTGGAGTCCCCGGACTCGGGCTCGGTCAAGATCGGTGACACGGTCAAGATCAGCTACGTCGACCAGAGCCGCGCCAACATCGACCCCAAGAAGTCCCTCTGGGCGGTCGTGTCGGACGAGCTGGACTACATCAACGTCGGCCAGGTCGAGATGCCGTCGCGCGCGTACGTCAGCGCCTTCGGCTTCAAGGGCCCGGACCAGCAGAAGCCGGCCGGTGTCCTGTCCGGTGGTGAGCGCAACCGCCTGAACCTGGCGCTCACGCTCAAGGAGGGCGGCAACCTGCTGCTCCTCGACGAGCCCACCAACGACCTCGACGTCGAGACCCTGTCCTCGCTCGAGAACGCCCTGCTGGAGTTCCCGGGCGCGGCTGTGGTCATCTCCCACGACCGCTGGTTCCTGGACCGGGTCGCGACCCACATCCTCGCGTACGAGGGTGACTCCAAGTGGTACTGGTTCGAGGGCAACTTCGAGTCGTACGAGAAGAACAAGGTCGAGCGGCTCGGCGCCGACGCCGCGCGTCCGCACCGTGCCACCTACAAGAAGCTGACCCGGGGCTGA
- a CDS encoding FtsX-like permease family protein, with product MFRRARAHRLLLAAALLTVLLTTAVLATLTAYSGAIGDAALGHALQDPRNAADTALIVKADVPEERRKDADTAVRDVARRTFDGLPVTVRTLSRSGPYALPRSLQPEADRSGEPDLTHFAALDRSRVRLVSGRLPRPAHGVVEVALPQSAARVLGLGPGDRFTLVDRLRGPAVRVTVTGVYRPAHTDDPYWLLDDLHGRGVNKLDFTTYGPLLADPGALADGTVSVGASAWLATADYAAMTTARTDPLRKAALAGNATLRKEPSLGGATIASTSLPEVLDRTDRSLLVSRSTLLIVALQLVLLAGCALLLVAGLLSSERTGESRLLLARGASRARIAGLAALEGALLAAPALLCAPLLTAPLTHLLAGRGPLARIGLRLEVPSDGRAEVWLVAAGVALGCALAVTLPALTSSFARGRARALPGAVRAGADLGLLAVAGVAYWQLSHQTSGAVTDDSAGVLGVDPLLVAAPALALLAGTVLTLRLLPPLARLAERRAVGGRGLTAALAGWQIARRPMRGAGPVLLLVLAVALGMLAIGQGASWSRSQSDQADFRAGTPVRVLSSGDAGLGRTEEFAAVPGVRRTAPAVRSEMPLSGSRVATVLALDTSRASVLIRSDLHSGPLLKGLGPKGATTGVRLPADTARLRLSVSLRGSVPSTTTQTTVTLEDAYGTPYRIPAGQLPADGRVHALDVYASGGPLTLTSLELVVPVPSGEAEQHRLTVRELTATGTDGTVRRLELPTSWTATSQTEGVTSTSDAKAGATDPRLSSHSGQLTVDYGTGYIPSDDTWSVGSLTVRMRAPQPEPDDITGVATERFLTSAGASVGERMDVPLGGETVSVRIVRSVREIPTAADDGGALLIDLRSVNRVLQAEYSRSLEPTEWWLSTAPGASDRVAAALRARPDMDPTQVVVRDELARQLRDDPFGAGPEAAFTAAAGVAAALAAVGFAVSAAGSLRERGAEFAVLRALGAPRRRLARAVAVEQSVLVVLALLVGALLGAVLTRAVVPLIVLTDEATRPVPVVLVQLPLARAAVLLAAVALAPLLVTAALALRRADPARALREGGE from the coding sequence GTGTTCCGGCGTGCGCGGGCGCACCGGCTGCTGCTCGCCGCAGCGTTGCTCACGGTTCTGCTCACCACAGCGGTCCTGGCGACCCTGACCGCCTACTCCGGCGCGATCGGCGACGCGGCCCTGGGTCACGCCCTCCAGGATCCCCGCAACGCCGCCGACACCGCGCTGATCGTCAAGGCCGACGTGCCCGAGGAACGTCGTAAGGACGCCGACACCGCCGTACGCGACGTGGCGCGGCGGACGTTCGACGGGCTGCCGGTGACCGTGCGGACGCTGTCGCGGTCCGGCCCGTACGCGCTGCCGCGGTCGCTGCAGCCCGAGGCCGACCGGTCCGGGGAACCGGACCTGACCCACTTCGCGGCACTGGACCGCAGCCGGGTGCGGCTGGTCTCGGGGCGGTTGCCGCGCCCGGCGCACGGGGTCGTCGAGGTGGCGCTCCCGCAGTCCGCTGCCCGCGTCCTCGGTCTCGGCCCCGGTGACCGCTTCACCCTCGTCGACCGTCTGCGCGGCCCCGCGGTGCGGGTCACGGTGACCGGTGTGTACCGGCCCGCCCACACGGACGACCCGTACTGGCTCCTCGACGACCTGCACGGACGGGGCGTCAACAAGCTCGACTTCACGACGTACGGCCCCCTGCTCGCCGATCCCGGCGCGCTGGCCGACGGGACGGTGAGCGTCGGGGCGTCGGCCTGGCTGGCGACGGCCGACTACGCGGCGATGACGACCGCGCGCACCGACCCGCTGCGCAAGGCGGCCCTCGCGGGGAACGCAACGCTGCGCAAAGAGCCGTCCCTCGGCGGCGCCACGATCGCGTCGACCTCCCTGCCGGAGGTCCTGGACCGCACCGACCGTTCGCTGCTCGTCTCCCGCTCCACCCTGCTGATCGTCGCCCTCCAACTGGTGCTCCTCGCGGGCTGCGCCCTGCTGCTGGTGGCGGGGCTGCTGAGCAGTGAGCGCACGGGCGAGAGCCGGCTGCTGCTGGCGCGCGGTGCCTCCCGGGCCCGGATCGCGGGCCTCGCCGCCCTGGAGGGGGCGCTGCTCGCGGCGCCCGCACTGCTCTGCGCACCACTGCTGACGGCCCCGCTGACCCATCTGCTGGCCGGGCGGGGCCCGTTGGCCCGGATCGGGCTGCGCCTGGAGGTGCCGTCGGACGGCCGGGCCGAGGTGTGGCTGGTGGCCGCCGGTGTGGCGCTCGGGTGCGCGCTGGCGGTGACCCTGCCCGCGCTGACCTCCTCCTTCGCGCGCGGCCGGGCGCGGGCACTGCCGGGTGCTGTACGGGCGGGGGCGGACCTCGGACTGCTGGCCGTGGCCGGGGTGGCATACTGGCAGCTCAGCCACCAGACCTCCGGTGCCGTCACCGACGACAGCGCCGGGGTGCTGGGCGTGGATCCGCTGCTGGTGGCGGCGCCCGCGCTCGCGCTGCTGGCCGGGACCGTGCTGACGCTGCGTCTGCTGCCGCCGCTGGCCCGCCTCGCCGAACGCCGGGCGGTGGGCGGCCGCGGACTGACCGCGGCCCTGGCGGGCTGGCAGATCGCCCGCCGCCCGATGCGCGGGGCGGGCCCGGTGCTGCTCCTGGTCCTCGCGGTGGCGCTGGGCATGCTGGCGATCGGGCAGGGTGCCTCCTGGAGCCGTTCGCAGTCCGACCAGGCGGACTTCCGCGCCGGAACCCCGGTGCGGGTCCTGTCCTCCGGGGACGCGGGTCTCGGCCGCACCGAGGAGTTCGCGGCCGTCCCGGGCGTCCGGCGGACCGCGCCCGCCGTCCGCTCCGAGATGCCGCTGTCCGGCAGCCGGGTGGCGACGGTGCTGGCGCTGGACACCTCGCGCGCCTCGGTGCTGATCCGTTCCGACCTGCACTCCGGACCGCTCCTCAAGGGGCTCGGCCCCAAGGGCGCGACGACGGGCGTGCGGCTGCCCGCGGACACGGCCCGGCTGCGGCTGTCGGTGAGTCTGCGCGGTTCCGTCCCCAGTACGACGACGCAGACCACCGTCACGCTGGAGGACGCCTACGGCACCCCCTACCGGATCCCGGCCGGCCAACTCCCCGCCGACGGACGGGTGCACGCCCTGGACGTCTATGCGTCCGGGGGCCCTCTGACCCTCACCTCCCTGGAACTGGTCGTCCCCGTCCCCAGCGGCGAGGCCGAACAACACCGGCTCACCGTGCGCGAGTTGACGGCCACGGGCACCGACGGGACGGTACGGCGACTGGAGTTGCCCACCTCCTGGACGGCCACCTCGCAGACCGAGGGGGTGACCTCGACGTCGGACGCCAAGGCCGGAGCGACCGATCCGCGCCTGAGTTCGCACTCAGGGCAGCTGACCGTGGACTACGGCACCGGGTACATCCCGTCCGACGACACCTGGAGTGTGGGGTCCTTGACGGTCCGGATGAGGGCCCCGCAGCCGGAGCCGGACGACATCACGGGCGTCGCGACCGAGCGCTTCCTCACCTCGGCGGGCGCCTCCGTCGGGGAGCGGATGGATGTGCCGCTGGGCGGCGAGACCGTATCGGTGCGGATCGTGCGCTCGGTACGGGAGATCCCCACGGCCGCGGACGACGGCGGGGCCCTGCTGATCGATCTGCGGTCCGTGAACCGGGTGTTGCAGGCGGAGTACAGCCGCAGCCTGGAGCCGACCGAGTGGTGGCTGTCGACCGCCCCGGGCGCCTCGGACCGGGTCGCCGCGGCGCTACGGGCCCGGCCCGACATGGACCCGACGCAGGTCGTGGTGCGGGACGAACTCGCCCGGCAGTTGCGTGACGACCCGTTCGGCGCGGGCCCCGAGGCCGCGTTCACGGCGGCGGCCGGGGTGGCGGCGGCGCTGGCCGCGGTCGGGTTCGCGGTGAGCGCGGCGGGGTCGCTGCGGGAGCGGGGCGCCGAGTTCGCCGTCCTGCGCGCCCTGGGGGCCCCGCGCCGACGGCTGGCCCGGGCGGTCGCCGTGGAGCAGAGCGTCCTGGTGGTGCTCGCGCTGCTGGTGGGCGCGCTGCTGGGCGCGGTTCTGACCCGGGCGGTGGTCCCGCTGATCGTGCTGACGGACGAGGCGACCCGGCCGGTCCCCGTGGTCCTGGTCCAACTCCCGCTCGCCCGGGCGGCCGTACTTCTGGCGGCGGTGGCCCTCGCCCCGCTCCTGGTCACGGCGGCGCTCGCGCTGCGACGGGCGGATCCGGCGCGGGCGCTGCGTGAGGGGGGTGAGTGA
- a CDS encoding TQXA domain-containing protein, translated as MRGRGAARLAAVTFVSGLLAAGVTVAAAGTASADDTAQNQRGATATIGGLKTYGDAVIHGTDGDLQVSAGLFEMSVEGGGTLQTYCVDLYNPTQKDAKYHETDWSGTSLGTNKDAGKIRWILQNSYPQVNDLAALAAEAGIPAGLTEQDAAAGTQVAIWRYSDAADVDAADPQAEKLADYLQKSARGVAEPAASLTLDPPAVSGHPGELLGPVTVHTNAAGVTVSPPADAATSGVRIVGKDGKPVTSASNGSELYFDVPEDAAAGSADLAVQASTTVPVGRAFASESRSQTQILAGSSESTVSATASATWAKQGAVPALSAARNCTEGGLDITATNQGDEEFGFELMGTEYAIAAGESRTVTVPLQEDQAYDFTIKGPDGFAKRFTGVLDCRTRGGDTGATTQTLSEPSPATVAAPSADVNLAETGGSATTPLIAGTAIALVVIGGAALVLTGRKQNGTHD; from the coding sequence ATGCGTGGACGAGGGGCGGCTCGCCTCGCGGCCGTCACGTTCGTCTCCGGCCTACTCGCCGCCGGTGTGACGGTGGCTGCCGCCGGTACGGCGTCGGCGGACGACACGGCACAGAACCAGAGAGGGGCCACCGCCACCATAGGAGGCCTGAAGACCTACGGCGACGCGGTGATACACGGCACCGACGGCGATCTCCAGGTGTCGGCCGGGCTCTTCGAGATGTCGGTGGAGGGCGGCGGAACCCTTCAGACGTACTGCGTCGACCTCTACAACCCCACGCAGAAGGACGCCAAGTACCACGAGACCGACTGGAGCGGCACCTCGCTGGGCACCAACAAGGACGCCGGCAAGATCCGTTGGATCCTCCAGAACTCCTACCCCCAGGTGAACGACCTCGCGGCGCTCGCCGCCGAGGCCGGCATCCCCGCGGGCCTCACCGAGCAGGACGCGGCGGCCGGGACCCAGGTCGCGATCTGGCGCTACTCGGACGCCGCGGACGTGGACGCCGCCGACCCGCAGGCCGAGAAGCTCGCGGACTACCTCCAGAAGAGCGCCCGTGGCGTCGCGGAGCCGGCGGCCTCACTGACGCTCGACCCGCCCGCGGTCTCCGGCCACCCCGGCGAGCTGCTCGGCCCGGTGACGGTGCACACCAACGCGGCCGGTGTGACGGTCAGTCCTCCGGCGGACGCGGCCACGAGCGGGGTGCGGATCGTCGGCAAGGACGGCAAGCCGGTGACCTCCGCCAGTAACGGCAGCGAGCTCTACTTCGACGTCCCCGAGGACGCGGCGGCGGGTTCGGCCGACCTCGCCGTCCAGGCCTCGACCACGGTGCCGGTGGGCCGCGCGTTCGCCTCCGAGAGCCGGAGCCAGACGCAGATCCTCGCCGGTTCCAGCGAGTCGACGGTCTCGGCGACGGCGAGTGCGACCTGGGCGAAGCAGGGTGCCGTACCGGCCCTCTCCGCGGCCCGCAACTGCACCGAGGGCGGCCTGGACATCACGGCGACCAACCAGGGCGACGAGGAGTTCGGGTTCGAGCTGATGGGCACGGAGTACGCCATCGCGGCGGGCGAGTCCCGCACGGTGACGGTCCCGCTGCAGGAGGACCAGGCGTACGACTTCACGATCAAGGGTCCCGACGGGTTCGCGAAGCGGTTCACCGGAGTCCTCGACTGCCGCACCCGCGGCGGTGACACGGGCGCCACGACCCAGACCCTCAGTGAGCCCAGTCCGGCGACGGTGGCCGCACCCTCCGCCGACGTCAACCTCGCCGAGACCGGTGGTTCCGCCACGACCCCGCTGATCGCCGGCACCGCCATCGCGCTGGTCGTGATCGGGGGCGCGGCCCTGGTCCTCACGGGCAGGAAGCAGAACGGGACGCACGACTGA
- a CDS encoding single-stranded DNA-binding protein, whose amino-acid sequence MNETMICAVGNVATQPVYRELATGASVRFRLAATARYLDREKNEWTDGHTNFFTVWANRQLATNVSGSLNVGDPVVVQGRLKVRSEGREGQPSWTSADIDAVAIGHDLARGTSAFRRTQRPENAVAGATAQPEPAWETPPDETADETAVRQEPVGVA is encoded by the coding sequence ATGAACGAGACGATGATCTGCGCGGTGGGCAACGTGGCGACGCAGCCGGTGTACCGGGAGTTGGCGACGGGCGCTTCGGTGCGGTTCCGGCTGGCGGCGACCGCGCGCTATCTGGACCGTGAGAAGAACGAATGGACGGACGGTCACACCAACTTCTTCACGGTGTGGGCCAACCGCCAGCTCGCCACGAACGTGTCGGGATCGCTCAACGTGGGTGATCCGGTGGTCGTCCAGGGCCGGTTGAAGGTGCGTTCGGAAGGACGCGAGGGACAGCCGTCCTGGACCTCGGCCGACATCGACGCGGTGGCGATCGGCCACGACCTCGCACGCGGCACCTCGGCCTTCCGGCGCACACAGCGGCCGGAGAACGCCGTCGCCGGTGCGACCGCGCAGCCGGAGCCGGCCTGGGAGACCCCGCCGGACGAGACGGCGGACGAGACGGCGGTCCGGCAGGAGCCCGTCGGGGTGGCGTGA
- a CDS encoding FtsX-like permease family protein, with protein MALALLVALTACLAAAFPRAVDRYEDAGLRRAAEQARPDRTGIQVYAPQPSLMERQGMREDDLRPDALARQYAKIRALVPRPLVLDDDQSTYGVRTVVNLPVPDPWLPQPTGKPAEMVLIAQQGLAGHSSVDRGRLPHADATVTSATGKVEAAVSAETARALHIRVGSVLHVPAGNHILAVHVTGIVTPRDPQGAWWSTKSLLRTPSLIHEPAPSVDMYWLGALLLAPDAAPVLLAPGPGNPERYWQLAPSVTGLRARDTQALRSAIASLEAGPALQKIRLKIDGPPTELTAYESQTDISTGLGDVLIDFDTLRKGVTPLVAVAAFGTGTVAAVVLLMAGGLTADRRRAELALLRARGASLRGLTARLLAETAVVAVPAGALGLAAALLALPGARTAHAVWAAAAVTAVTCAALPLRAAAAHRLVRIHSGREDVSSVRPSRRRTVAELTLLVLAAGAVESLRRRGTSGPSDDLVSLAPVLVAVIAALVLVRLYPLPLRGLARRAARLRGAVTHLSLARAGRTSASAVLPLLALLTALTTAAFGGSVLAGVREARDHAALLSVGADARVETALDAAEPLPSGLPERLRRSPGVSDVSAVSITYEAKPDNSPQAVPLVGVNPSDYAALSTRTGQGAFTEARLNRPADGAAIPALAATATARTYGTRPFPVLLPDGSTLTVRITAVLDRTPALTGSDFLVVNRTALSETAARPTEMLLTGKGLDGDALRKAAPKRASVYLRSEERERYVDSPLQTGAERVYTTAVAAGTGYAVLALFLSLLRTAPERTALLARLRTMGLTRAAGRRLLILESLPQALSAALGGALTGWAAILLLAPGFDLTAIALPSAQPSSGGAQLRMDVLSLAVPGAAVLLLAVGMGIGQAWWSGRRGSVRELRAGDAR; from the coding sequence ATGGCGCTCGCGCTGCTGGTCGCGCTGACGGCGTGCCTCGCGGCAGCCTTCCCGCGGGCCGTCGACCGGTACGAGGACGCGGGACTGCGCCGCGCCGCCGAACAGGCCCGCCCCGACCGGACCGGCATCCAGGTGTACGCCCCGCAGCCCTCCCTGATGGAGCGGCAGGGCATGCGCGAGGACGACCTGCGCCCCGACGCGCTGGCCCGGCAGTACGCCAAGATCCGCGCCCTGGTCCCGCGCCCCCTCGTCCTCGACGACGACCAGTCGACGTACGGCGTGCGCACCGTCGTGAACCTCCCGGTACCGGACCCGTGGCTGCCGCAGCCGACCGGGAAACCCGCCGAGATGGTCCTGATCGCCCAGCAGGGCCTCGCCGGCCACTCCTCCGTGGACCGGGGGCGTCTGCCGCACGCCGACGCCACGGTGACCTCCGCGACCGGCAAGGTGGAGGCCGCGGTCTCCGCCGAGACCGCCAGAGCCCTGCACATCCGGGTCGGTTCGGTGCTCCACGTCCCCGCGGGCAACCACATCCTCGCCGTCCATGTCACCGGCATCGTCACCCCGCGCGACCCCCAGGGCGCCTGGTGGTCCACCAAGTCCCTCCTGCGCACCCCCTCCCTGATCCACGAGCCCGCGCCGTCCGTCGACATGTACTGGCTCGGCGCCCTGCTCCTGGCCCCCGACGCGGCCCCCGTCCTGCTGGCCCCCGGCCCGGGAAACCCGGAGCGCTACTGGCAGTTGGCGCCATCCGTGACGGGTCTCCGGGCCCGCGACACACAGGCCCTGCGGTCGGCGATCGCGTCCCTGGAAGCCGGTCCGGCGCTGCAGAAGATCCGCCTGAAGATCGACGGCCCGCCGACCGAACTCACCGCGTACGAGAGCCAGACCGACATCTCCACCGGCCTCGGCGACGTCCTCATCGACTTCGACACGCTCCGCAAGGGAGTCACCCCGCTCGTCGCGGTCGCCGCGTTCGGCACCGGGACGGTCGCCGCCGTGGTCCTCCTCATGGCGGGCGGTCTCACCGCCGACCGCCGCCGCGCCGAACTCGCCCTGCTGCGCGCCCGCGGCGCCTCCCTGCGCGGCCTGACGGCCCGGCTCCTCGCCGAGACGGCGGTCGTGGCCGTCCCCGCCGGCGCCCTGGGTCTCGCCGCGGCGCTGCTCGCGCTCCCCGGGGCCCGTACCGCCCACGCCGTGTGGGCCGCCGCCGCGGTCACCGCCGTCACCTGCGCGGCCCTCCCGCTCCGCGCGGCGGCCGCCCACCGCCTGGTCCGCATCCACTCGGGCCGCGAGGACGTGTCGTCGGTACGGCCCTCCCGGCGCCGTACGGTCGCCGAACTGACGCTGCTGGTGCTGGCGGCCGGGGCGGTGGAGTCGCTGCGGCGCCGTGGCACCTCGGGTCCCTCCGACGACCTGGTCTCCCTGGCACCGGTGCTGGTGGCGGTGATCGCGGCGCTGGTCCTGGTCCGCCTGTACCCGCTCCCGCTGCGGGGCCTGGCCCGCCGGGCCGCCCGGCTGCGCGGTGCGGTGACCCACCTGTCGCTGGCGAGAGCGGGCCGCACCTCGGCCTCCGCCGTCCTGCCCCTCCTCGCCCTGCTGACCGCCCTGACCACGGCGGCCTTCGGCGGCTCGGTCCTGGCGGGTGTGCGGGAGGCCCGCGACCACGCCGCCCTCCTCTCGGTCGGCGCCGACGCGCGCGTGGAGACGGCCCTGGACGCCGCGGAACCGCTCCCCTCCGGGCTGCCTGAGCGGCTGCGCCGGTCCCCGGGGGTGAGCGATGTGTCCGCGGTGAGCATCACCTACGAGGCGAAGCCCGACAACAGCCCCCAAGCGGTGCCCTTGGTCGGGGTGAACCCCTCCGACTACGCGGCCCTGTCGACACGGACCGGCCAGGGCGCCTTCACCGAGGCCCGGCTGAACCGGCCGGCCGACGGAGCCGCGATCCCCGCGCTCGCCGCCACGGCCACCGCCCGGACGTACGGCACCCGGCCCTTCCCGGTCCTCCTCCCGGACGGCAGCACACTCACCGTCCGCATCACCGCCGTTCTCGACCGGACACCCGCACTGACGGGGTCGGACTTCCTGGTCGTGAACCGTACGGCGCTGAGCGAGACGGCCGCGCGGCCGACGGAAATGCTGCTGACGGGGAAGGGACTGGACGGCGACGCGCTGCGCAAGGCGGCCCCGAAGAGGGCGTCCGTGTACCTGAGGTCCGAGGAGCGGGAGCGCTACGTCGACTCCCCCCTGCAGACCGGCGCGGAACGCGTCTACACGACGGCGGTGGCGGCCGGCACGGGATACGCCGTCCTGGCGCTCTTCCTGTCCCTGCTGCGCACGGCCCCGGAACGGACGGCCCTGCTGGCCCGTCTGCGCACGATGGGCCTGACCCGGGCGGCCGGCCGCCGCCTCCTGATCCTGGAGTCCCTCCCCCAGGCCCTGTCGGCCGCACTGGGCGGCGCCCTCACGGGCTGGGCCGCCATCCTGCTCCTCGCCCCGGGATTCGACCTGACGGCCATCGCCCTGCCCTCGGCCCAACCCTCTTCGGGCGGAGCGCAGTTGCGCATGGACGTGCTGTCGCTGGCGGTACCGGGTGCGGCGGTCCTGCTGCTGGCGGTGGGGATGGGGATCGGACAGGCGTGGTGGTCGGGCAGACGCGGGTCGGTCAGGGAACTCAGAGCGGGGGACGCGAGATGA